One window from the genome of Pseudanabaenaceae cyanobacterium SKYG29 encodes:
- a CDS encoding hybrid sensor histidine kinase/response regulator: MTTDAEIQQQIYQYFLIEAPELMQKIEQDLYQLLAGHSVELVHNLMRNAHTLKGSAASVGKTTIKTIAHHLEDVFKSLYDPNIEFDSELSGLLIEGFECLKLPLTAEINGLPYDEEEILDRTATVFARLQNKLGDFFGQEAPVLSSADLGYDVVAAIFQDSIPEELNQLEVVINRGDEQEIRSTLQQQAEFFLGIAQSYNLPTWQNCAQQVLDMLSTQPEPETLKMMAQVALENYRQICQEIVAGNRGTPAPAQQVVTGEEPQKSEPTSIAVAQTTSVKPQPTVEKVAEEAAEVKTVLTVRVPIEQLENLNYDLGELLINFNQQSLNNEQIGATTKNSLLVLYDCREKLRRVKDWSDRYLAGTVNIAFRAGQFDSLEMDQYGELHILLQATLESMSALEEKLEDVNSLLQIGQLTLKKQKRILADAQEHLVQARTVPLVTLLERFPPMVQQLAHSYKKRVELQITGNPTLVDKGIVEQLYEPLLHLIRNAFDHGIETPEVRRQKGKPETGKIVIHTEHFGNRITIQVKDDGQGINWQRIRQKGIEKGLISETDRLSPEELAELLFVPGFSTASQLSELSGRGVGLDVVRSKLKTIESSISLHSEVDIGTTFTLEIPVNLTTLNLLVCQSQGIPYGFLIDSIHQILLPLPEQIQIQNHKRLLTFNGQLLPILSLADLITYNRTNPYVVGANTSLQAGFYALGKQQAKPVLILKNQNFCLEVDQILAEQELVLKSFRPLPRLLPYLLGYTVLGDGKYTLVIDTDRLIYRSATSASLPVTAKKLALAPPVEETKIESSIGALPPETFELGKLRDYLILLIDDSITQRQSMLLTLEKANMRAIQARDGYEGLEQISQNPTVDLIICDIEMPRMNGFEFLQAYRNNPHLKQVPVIMLTSRSSEKHRQTAMELGATAYMTKPYKDQELIAQIQTLVG; the protein is encoded by the coding sequence ATGACCACTGATGCGGAAATTCAACAACAGATATATCAATACTTTCTGATTGAAGCGCCAGAGCTGATGCAAAAGATAGAGCAAGACCTCTATCAACTGCTGGCAGGTCACTCAGTAGAACTAGTGCACAACTTAATGCGGAATGCCCATACCCTCAAGGGTTCAGCAGCGAGTGTGGGTAAGACAACAATTAAAACGATCGCTCATCACCTGGAAGATGTCTTCAAGTCCTTATACGACCCCAATATCGAATTTGACAGTGAGTTAAGCGGTTTGTTGATTGAGGGTTTTGAGTGTCTGAAATTACCTTTAACAGCAGAGATAAATGGCTTGCCATATGATGAAGAAGAGATACTCGATCGCACTGCCACCGTATTTGCTCGTCTACAAAACAAACTAGGGGATTTCTTTGGACAAGAAGCACCTGTTCTAAGTTCTGCGGATTTGGGCTATGATGTTGTTGCGGCAATTTTCCAAGACAGTATTCCTGAAGAATTGAACCAACTGGAGGTAGTAATTAACAGAGGTGATGAGCAGGAAATCCGTTCTACCTTGCAACAACAGGCGGAATTCTTTTTAGGGATTGCCCAATCCTACAACTTGCCAACGTGGCAAAACTGTGCCCAACAGGTACTAGATATGTTGAGTACCCAGCCAGAGCCAGAGACGCTTAAGATGATGGCACAGGTAGCTTTGGAAAACTATCGGCAAATCTGTCAGGAAATAGTAGCAGGCAATCGCGGTACACCTGCACCAGCCCAACAAGTGGTTACTGGCGAAGAACCGCAGAAATCAGAACCAACTTCTATAGCAGTAGCCCAGACCACATCTGTAAAACCACAACCTACTGTGGAGAAAGTGGCAGAGGAAGCAGCAGAAGTTAAGACTGTTTTGACAGTGAGGGTACCGATTGAGCAACTAGAAAATCTCAACTATGATTTAGGGGAGCTACTGATTAATTTCAACCAGCAGTCCTTAAACAATGAACAGATTGGAGCAACAACAAAGAATTCTTTGTTAGTACTCTATGACTGTCGCGAAAAACTGAGACGAGTAAAAGATTGGTCCGATCGTTATCTGGCGGGCACAGTGAATATAGCCTTTCGGGCAGGGCAGTTTGATAGTTTGGAAATGGATCAGTATGGCGAACTCCATATCCTGCTGCAGGCAACTTTAGAGAGTATGTCAGCTCTGGAAGAGAAACTAGAGGATGTCAATTCCCTTTTACAGATAGGGCAACTGACTCTCAAGAAACAAAAACGTATTTTAGCTGATGCCCAAGAACATCTGGTGCAGGCACGTACTGTACCTTTAGTGACTCTGCTAGAGCGTTTCCCACCAATGGTACAACAGTTAGCCCATTCCTACAAGAAACGAGTAGAGTTACAGATAACGGGCAACCCCACTCTAGTTGATAAGGGTATTGTCGAACAGTTATACGAACCACTCCTCCATCTTATTCGCAATGCTTTCGATCATGGCATTGAAACACCTGAAGTTCGCCGCCAGAAGGGTAAACCCGAAACAGGCAAAATAGTCATTCATACAGAACATTTTGGTAATCGTATCACCATACAGGTAAAGGATGATGGACAGGGGATTAACTGGCAAAGGATCAGACAGAAGGGGATAGAGAAAGGGCTAATCAGTGAAACCGACCGCTTATCACCAGAAGAACTGGCAGAACTGTTATTTGTACCTGGTTTTTCTACTGCCTCTCAGTTGAGTGAACTATCAGGTAGGGGGGTAGGTTTGGATGTTGTAAGGAGTAAACTAAAAACGATCGAGTCTTCGATTTCCCTCCACTCAGAAGTAGATATTGGTACTACTTTTACCTTAGAAATTCCCGTCAATTTAACAACTCTTAATCTATTAGTTTGCCAATCCCAGGGTATTCCCTATGGCTTCTTAATTGACAGTATTCACCAGATTCTTTTGCCTTTACCTGAGCAAATACAAATCCAGAATCACAAACGTCTACTAACTTTCAATGGTCAGTTACTGCCAATTTTGTCCCTAGCAGACTTAATCACATACAATCGTACAAATCCCTACGTTGTTGGAGCTAATACCTCCCTACAGGCAGGGTTCTATGCGCTAGGTAAACAACAGGCTAAACCAGTGTTGATCCTTAAAAACCAAAATTTTTGCTTAGAAGTCGACCAAATTCTAGCAGAACAGGAGTTAGTATTAAAATCATTTCGTCCCTTGCCACGCTTGCTACCTTATCTATTAGGTTATACTGTATTGGGTGATGGTAAATACACTCTAGTGATAGACACCGATCGGTTGATTTACCGTAGCGCGACCTCTGCTAGTCTTCCTGTTACTGCTAAGAAATTGGCGTTAGCCCCACCAGTGGAGGAGACTAAGATAGAGTCCAGTATAGGTGCATTACCACCAGAAACTTTTGAGCTAGGTAAGCTGAGGGACTATTTAATTTTATTAATAGATGATTCCATTACGCAAAGGCAAAGTATGTTACTCACTTTAGAGAAAGCTAACATGAGAGCAATACAGGCTAGGGATGGCTACGAAGGGTTGGAACAGATCAGCCAAAATCCCACTGTGGACTTAATTATTTGTGATATAGAAATGCCACGCATGAATGGGTTTGAGTTTCTGCAGGCTTATAGGAATAATCCCCATTTGAAACAGGTACCGGTAATTATGTTGACTTCTCGCAGTAGTGAAAAACATAGACAAACCGCTATGGAACTGGGGGCAACAGCCTACATGACTAAGCCCTACAAAGACCAAGAGCTTATCGCCCAAATTCAAACGTTAGTAGGATAA
- a CDS encoding GAF domain-containing protein encodes MNSQQQLLNELTALVNDSSRARQVDSKVLQEKLLRLKEIANNLNFHEEPSTVWQDLIAALRGCDRQQDLLTQAVRGLQEALKLDRVLVYQLAGEVVVAEALTPGFTPALAQKLPIVFVGNGEAVTIADVSRGEFTPYQKQLWEQYQVRAMVASPLLVEGKLWGVLVGHQCSGTKDWTKAELTGWERVAQEVEAQLLVQRVKGEMAQWQALSDYAQQIQAKIQRLQPSQSLEQLLHVVTIDVRQALQVDRVAIYQFAADWTGDYIVEAVAPGVPPLVGVSIADEHFHSLKGGRFAKGESLVVDDIHNGKVASCLVPVLEQFQAKALISVPIRVEENWRLWGLLEVYQNDRARQWQPAEVQFLQTVSQILEKYLAYHAFSAYQKLDQLGSRLNNTQNVTELLQVATQEALYRFHLDRAAVYQFNPDWSGDYIVEACAPGMLPLVGNSTKDECFQEMKGGRYVSREIFVINDVDKSDLDAKHKKLLAGAEVRSYVSVPLFVGDRLWGLLLFYSRKVRHWQNLEIKLMEHLGQVVSQSLSYRQQQDYLDRFEKQEEEATKFIYQLGQRNVVQMQERSSLENIFAYTTKELRRVLKADRAVVYQFFADWSGRFIYEDVGEEWIKLVGSDLKDEYLQQTQGGRYRLGESLRVDDIYSQTKDECHLNLLKQWGTRAYMLTPIFEGQKLWGILGVYQNSGPRHWENYELDVLIQAGVQLSIALQQAEYLDQIEARSQALTRKAELERVLNKITEKVRLAQDLDTIFRVTTEEMRLAVGTDRAVVYQFNPDFSGQVVAESVGAGWVSLLIEQQNDPVLQGDRTQNDRCILRKWSSGDIIERDTYLQETRGGKYAQGEIFTAIDDIYAQNFPACYVASLEKYQAKAYVIAPVYQSGKLWGLVGIYQNTGARKWTDDECFFVKRIAQQLGLALQQAEYLKEIQARSEELTQIANLERTLNRISDKIRQTQELEIDTIFRVVTQEIRQALKADRTVVYQFNPDFSGQVIAESVGAGWVSLLIEQTTDEVLRGDRTQNDRCILRKWAGADIIDRDTYLQETKGGKYAEGVTCTVVEDIYQQNFPQCYINSLEKYQARAYIIVPIYQKGKLWGLVGAYQNSGPRQWKESEVTFMQQTAQQLIVALQQAEYLAQIQAQAEQLAIAAEREKQARENLQQSALRILRAIEPSFKGDLTVRAPLSEDEVGTIADGYNTTIQTLRELVRQVQGAATRVTQASSSNSAAVSELSQQAQEQVNKLEQALQYLQQMLHSVEAITTSAQTVQQSVEEANRVVQQGDSLAELTVASILEVRETVSETAKKIKRLGESSQKISKVVNLIENFATQTNLLALNAAIEATRAGEFGRGFAVVADEVRSLAYQSANATTEIERLVQEIQTETNGVIEAMEMGISQVVKGSNLVNETRQSLQSIAQLTQKISELVTGITQATQVEEQQSQIVTQQMNDVATIAHRTSVRAAEIAQAFQELLQTAQALEITVSKFKVD; translated from the coding sequence ATGAACTCCCAACAACAACTCCTCAATGAACTCACTGCTTTAGTTAACGACAGTAGTCGTGCACGGCAAGTCGATAGCAAGGTTTTACAGGAAAAGCTATTGCGCTTAAAGGAAATCGCCAACAATCTTAACTTCCATGAGGAACCGTCTACAGTGTGGCAGGACTTGATTGCGGCTCTTCGAGGTTGTGACCGGCAGCAGGATTTGCTCACACAGGCTGTTCGAGGCTTACAGGAAGCCCTTAAGCTAGACCGTGTCCTGGTCTACCAATTGGCAGGAGAAGTGGTGGTGGCAGAAGCACTCACGCCAGGATTCACACCTGCTTTGGCCCAGAAGTTACCGATCGTGTTTGTTGGCAATGGGGAGGCCGTGACAATAGCAGACGTGAGTCGGGGAGAATTTACGCCCTATCAGAAGCAATTGTGGGAGCAGTATCAGGTGCGGGCAATGGTGGCAAGCCCCCTATTAGTGGAGGGTAAGCTTTGGGGAGTGTTGGTGGGTCATCAGTGTAGCGGGACAAAGGACTGGACAAAGGCGGAGTTGACGGGTTGGGAGCGGGTTGCTCAAGAAGTGGAAGCCCAGTTGCTGGTACAGCGGGTCAAGGGAGAAATGGCCCAATGGCAGGCTTTGAGTGACTACGCCCAGCAGATTCAAGCCAAGATACAGCGACTGCAACCTTCCCAGAGTTTGGAGCAGCTTCTACATGTTGTCACGATCGATGTGCGTCAGGCATTGCAGGTCGATCGGGTGGCAATTTATCAATTTGCTGCTGACTGGACAGGAGACTATATTGTGGAGGCGGTTGCGCCTGGGGTGCCGCCCCTAGTAGGTGTCAGCATTGCCGATGAACATTTCCATTCCCTCAAGGGGGGGAGGTTTGCCAAGGGGGAAAGTTTAGTAGTGGATGACATCCACAACGGCAAGGTAGCAAGTTGTCTTGTACCTGTGTTAGAGCAGTTTCAGGCAAAGGCATTGATAAGTGTGCCGATCAGAGTAGAAGAAAATTGGCGCTTGTGGGGCTTGTTGGAGGTTTATCAAAACGATCGGGCGCGGCAGTGGCAACCGGCGGAAGTGCAGTTTTTACAGACAGTCAGTCAAATTCTGGAAAAGTATCTGGCTTACCATGCCTTCAGCGCTTACCAAAAGCTAGACCAACTGGGCAGTCGTTTGAACAACACGCAAAATGTGACGGAACTATTACAGGTAGCGACCCAGGAAGCCCTCTATCGGTTTCATCTCGATCGGGCAGCGGTCTATCAATTCAACCCTGATTGGAGTGGGGATTATATTGTAGAAGCCTGTGCCCCTGGTATGTTGCCCTTAGTTGGTAATTCGACAAAGGATGAGTGTTTCCAGGAGATGAAGGGGGGACGCTATGTCAGCCGAGAGATTTTTGTCATTAACGATGTGGACAAGTCGGACCTAGATGCTAAGCACAAGAAGTTATTAGCAGGGGCAGAAGTGCGTTCCTACGTCTCTGTGCCTTTATTTGTGGGCGATCGATTATGGGGTCTGTTGCTGTTCTACAGTCGCAAGGTCAGACACTGGCAAAACCTGGAGATTAAGTTGATGGAGCATTTGGGGCAGGTGGTCAGCCAAAGCCTGAGTTATCGCCAGCAGCAGGACTACCTCGATCGGTTTGAGAAGCAGGAAGAAGAAGCCACCAAGTTCATCTATCAATTGGGGCAAAGAAATGTTGTGCAGATGCAGGAACGATCGTCTTTGGAGAATATATTTGCCTACACGACCAAGGAATTACGGAGGGTATTAAAAGCCGATCGGGCGGTAGTATATCAGTTCTTTGCAGATTGGAGTGGTCGGTTTATTTATGAAGATGTGGGGGAAGAATGGATCAAGCTGGTGGGTTCCGACCTGAAAGACGAATATCTGCAACAGACCCAGGGCGGTCGTTATCGCTTGGGGGAAAGCCTGCGGGTAGATGATATTTATAGCCAAACCAAGGATGAATGCCATCTCAATTTACTGAAGCAGTGGGGGACAAGGGCTTACATGCTCACTCCTATTTTTGAAGGGCAGAAGTTATGGGGGATTCTCGGGGTCTATCAAAACAGTGGTCCGCGCCATTGGGAGAACTATGAGTTAGATGTATTGATTCAGGCGGGGGTACAACTAAGTATTGCTTTGCAACAGGCGGAATATCTGGATCAGATTGAAGCTCGTTCCCAAGCCCTCACCCGCAAGGCAGAACTAGAAAGGGTACTGAACAAGATCACGGAAAAAGTCCGTCTGGCACAAGACCTAGACACTATCTTTCGTGTCACCACGGAAGAAATGCGCTTGGCAGTGGGTACTGATCGGGCGGTGGTCTATCAGTTCAATCCTGATTTCAGCGGTCAAGTAGTAGCAGAATCCGTCGGCGCTGGTTGGGTGTCTCTTTTGATTGAGCAACAAAATGACCCCGTCTTGCAGGGGGATAGGACCCAAAACGATCGGTGTATCCTGCGCAAATGGTCAAGCGGTGACATCATCGAAAGAGATACCTATCTGCAAGAGACCAGGGGGGGCAAGTATGCTCAGGGAGAGATTTTCACAGCGATCGATGACATTTACGCTCAGAACTTCCCTGCCTGTTATGTGGCTTCTTTGGAGAAATACCAGGCTAAAGCCTATGTGATTGCGCCTGTCTATCAAAGCGGCAAATTATGGGGACTGGTGGGGATTTATCAAAACACAGGAGCGAGGAAGTGGACAGATGACGAATGTTTCTTTGTCAAGCGAATCGCTCAACAGTTGGGGTTAGCGTTGCAGCAGGCAGAGTATCTCAAGGAAATTCAAGCCCGATCGGAGGAACTGACACAAATTGCTAACCTAGAGCGGACCCTTAATCGCATTTCCGACAAGATTCGGCAGACCCAGGAGTTAGAGATTGATACTATTTTCAGAGTGGTCACCCAGGAAATTCGCCAAGCCCTCAAAGCTGATCGCACCGTTGTCTACCAATTCAATCCAGATTTCAGCGGGCAAGTGATTGCTGAGTCAGTGGGGGCGGGCTGGGTGTCTCTCCTAATTGAACAGACAACAGACGAAGTGTTAAGGGGGGATAGGACCCAAAACGATCGGTGTATTCTCAGGAAATGGGCAGGGGCAGACATCATCGATCGGGACACCTATTTACAGGAGACAAAGGGCGGTAAATACGCTGAAGGTGTGACCTGCACAGTAGTAGAAGATATTTATCAGCAAAACTTTCCCCAGTGTTACATTAACTCCCTGGAGAAATACCAAGCCCGCGCCTATATCATTGTGCCCATCTACCAAAAAGGCAAGCTGTGGGGTCTAGTGGGAGCATATCAGAACTCAGGGCCGCGCCAATGGAAGGAATCAGAAGTGACCTTCATGCAACAGACAGCCCAACAGCTAATTGTCGCTTTGCAACAGGCAGAGTATTTAGCACAAATTCAAGCCCAAGCCGAACAACTTGCCATTGCTGCTGAGCGGGAAAAACAAGCGCGAGAAAACTTACAACAGTCAGCCCTGCGCATTTTGCGAGCGATCGAGCCCTCTTTCAAAGGGGATTTGACTGTGCGAGCACCGTTGTCGGAGGATGAAGTGGGGACAATTGCCGATGGTTACAACACGACGATTCAAACTCTGCGGGAGTTAGTACGGCAAGTGCAGGGAGCAGCCACAAGGGTAACCCAGGCTTCTAGTAGTAACAGTGCGGCGGTGAGTGAGCTATCCCAACAAGCGCAAGAGCAGGTGAACAAACTAGAACAGGCGTTGCAGTACCTCCAGCAAATGTTGCACTCTGTGGAGGCAATCACCACCAGTGCCCAGACCGTGCAACAATCAGTAGAAGAAGCGAATCGAGTTGTCCAGCAAGGGGACTCTTTAGCAGAGTTGACAGTTGCCAGTATCCTAGAGGTACGAGAGACAGTGTCAGAGACAGCGAAGAAGATCAAACGCCTAGGGGAATCTTCTCAGAAAATCTCCAAGGTGGTGAACTTGATTGAGAACTTTGCCACCCAGACCAACTTGTTAGCTCTGAATGCCGCCATTGAAGCCACCAGGGCAGGGGAATTTGGCAGAGGTTTTGCTGTTGTAGCCGACGAAGTCCGATCCTTAGCCTATCAATCCGCCAATGCCACCACAGAAATTGAACGGTTGGTGCAAGAAATTCAAACGGAGACTAACGGTGTGATTGAAGCAATGGAGATGGGGATCAGTCAGGTAGTGAAAGGCTCCAACCTGGTCAACGAAACGCGCCAAAGTTTGCAGAGCATTGCCCAACTGACGCAGAAAATCAGCGAGTTAGTGACTGGCATTACCCAGGCGACCCAGGTGGAAGAACAACAATCGCAAATTGTCACGCAGCAAATGAATGATGTTGCCACGATCGCCCATCGTACTTCCGTACGCGCTGCTGAGATAGCCCAAGCCTTCCAGGAACTGCTGCAGACCGCCCAGGCACTGGAAATTACTGTTAGCAAATTCAAGGTGGACTAA
- a CDS encoding chemotaxis protein CheW, producing the protein MELATLDVFTREITADLFNDRAIPVFTEQTRFLQFPLGGYEFLFPLANLQEIFSINLAQVTLMPGLEKYVLGIYNWRGNLAWLVDLQELLTGIGSNFRENCLCLLMPLEGQYLGMVVEQVEGIATLNNTDLLPLTAQIVDPIPSRFIQGYYLQDKPLLVLEPQGIVETFLGV; encoded by the coding sequence ATGGAGTTAGCAACTTTAGATGTGTTTACCAGGGAAATCACGGCAGATTTATTCAACGATCGTGCCATTCCTGTCTTCACCGAGCAAACCCGTTTCTTACAGTTCCCCTTGGGGGGGTATGAATTTTTGTTTCCCCTAGCAAATCTGCAGGAAATCTTTAGCATCAATCTTGCCCAAGTTACCCTCATGCCTGGGCTAGAGAAATATGTACTAGGTATTTACAACTGGCGGGGGAATCTGGCTTGGTTAGTAGATTTACAGGAACTGTTGACAGGTATAGGGAGCAATTTTCGGGAAAACTGTCTGTGTTTGCTCATGCCCCTAGAGGGACAATATTTGGGGATGGTCGTAGAACAAGTTGAAGGTATTGCTACCTTGAACAATACCGATTTATTGCCCCTGACGGCGCAAATAGTTGACCCGATTCCCAGTAGATTTATTCAAGGTTACTACCTCCAGGACAAACCCCTATTAGTCCTAGAACCCCAAGGTATAGTCGAAACCTTTTTGGGTGTATAA
- a CDS encoding response regulator yields MRKILVVEDSLTEREQISLYLTNAGFTVRAVGSSEEAEAIIATDRPDAIVLDVILPGKSGFEFCRRIKNDPATANIPVVICSTKNTEVDKTWGRMGGANSYLTKPVEPELLITTVKQALNI; encoded by the coding sequence ATGCGCAAAATCCTAGTGGTGGAAGATAGTCTGACAGAGCGGGAGCAGATCAGTCTCTATCTTACTAATGCTGGTTTTACAGTGCGGGCTGTTGGTTCCAGTGAAGAAGCGGAAGCAATTATAGCTACCGATCGTCCCGATGCTATTGTGCTGGATGTTATACTCCCTGGCAAGAGTGGGTTCGAATTTTGCCGTCGCATCAAGAATGACCCCGCTACCGCCAACATCCCCGTTGTTATTTGCTCTACCAAGAACACAGAAGTAGACAAAACCTGGGGACGCATGGGAGGAGCAAACTCCTATCTCACCAAGCCTGTTGAACCAGAATTGCTAATTACCACGGTCAAACAAGCCCTCAACATCTAA
- the leuS gene encoding leucine--tRNA ligase, whose amino-acid sequence MSSMYDPLSLEAKWQAQWQTNGIYATPEEDSRPKFYALSMFPYPSGSLHMGHVRNYTITDVIARWYRMSGYRVLHPMGWDAFGLPAENAAIDRGIHPRTWTLQNIAQMREQLQQMGLSYDWEREVTTCLPDYYRWTQWLFLQLFDMGLAYQKEATVNWDPVDQTVLANEQVDNEGRSWRSGALVEKRKLRQWFLKITDYAERLLQDLDRLPHWPEKVKAMQINWIGKSVGAELHFPVVGKEVKITVFTTRPDTVFGVSYVVLAPEHPLVMELTTPDRLPAVTEFIKRVQQESETERTAADRPKQGIPIGAYAINPFTGKEIPIWIADYVLYEYGTGAVMGVPAHDERDFAFAKQYTLPVVKVIVPPTGEEITDRAYTEPGVLINSGEFTGQTSLAAKDLIVAKAEKEGWGKQRVQYRLRDWLISRQRYWGCPIPVIHCPDCGVVPVPEDQLPVLLPENVEFTGRGPSPLAKLEEWVKVDCPRCGKPARRETDTMDTFIDSSWYFFRYSDPKNTERPFDIEKIREWLPVDQYVGGIEHAILHLLYSRFFTKALYDRGLVTCEEPFDRLLTQGMVQGLTYKNPVTGKFIPPHLIADLNNPTDPDTGEKLVTVYEKMSKSKYNGVNPGDVIAKYGADTVRMFTLFKAPPEKDLEWDDADVEGQFRFLNRVWRLVTEFDPHQVEDGTDKKLRRSIHKAIQAIKEDFQEGYQFNTAISELMILSNALQDAENKRSLTYKEGIETLLLLLAPFAPHIAEELWHRLGHDRSIHLERLPEVDPSALEVEEITLVIQINGKVKGSILVPAKDAQDKALLEAYARNSEAAQRYLEGKAVKKVIAVPGRLVNFVV is encoded by the coding sequence ATGAGTTCTATGTACGACCCCCTCTCCCTGGAAGCTAAATGGCAGGCTCAATGGCAAACAAACGGTATTTACGCTACCCCGGAGGAGGATAGCCGTCCTAAGTTCTATGCCTTGTCTATGTTTCCCTATCCCTCCGGCAGCTTGCATATGGGGCACGTGCGTAACTACACCATCACTGACGTAATTGCTCGCTGGTATCGCATGTCTGGCTACCGGGTGCTACACCCCATGGGTTGGGATGCTTTTGGTCTGCCCGCGGAAAATGCTGCCATCGATCGGGGGATTCACCCCCGCACTTGGACGTTACAGAATATTGCCCAGATGCGGGAGCAGTTGCAACAGATGGGTCTCTCCTATGACTGGGAGCGGGAGGTAACAACTTGTCTGCCGGACTACTACCGCTGGACGCAGTGGCTGTTTCTGCAATTGTTTGACATGGGTTTGGCTTACCAGAAGGAAGCAACGGTAAATTGGGACCCTGTGGATCAGACGGTACTAGCCAATGAACAGGTGGATAATGAGGGGCGCTCATGGCGATCGGGGGCATTGGTAGAGAAACGTAAGTTGCGCCAGTGGTTTTTGAAGATTACGGACTACGCGGAGAGATTGTTACAGGATTTGGACAGACTCCCCCATTGGCCTGAAAAAGTTAAGGCGATGCAAATTAACTGGATTGGTAAATCAGTGGGAGCAGAGCTGCATTTTCCTGTGGTGGGGAAAGAAGTTAAGATCACGGTCTTTACTACTCGCCCTGATACTGTGTTTGGTGTGAGTTATGTTGTTTTAGCGCCTGAACATCCTCTCGTCATGGAGTTGACGACCCCCGATCGGTTACCAGCAGTCACAGAATTTATTAAACGGGTACAGCAAGAGTCAGAAACGGAACGGACAGCAGCGGACCGACCTAAACAAGGGATTCCTATCGGTGCTTATGCTATTAATCCTTTCACAGGCAAAGAGATTCCCATTTGGATTGCTGACTATGTTTTGTATGAGTATGGTACGGGGGCAGTGATGGGAGTGCCAGCCCATGATGAACGGGATTTTGCTTTTGCTAAGCAGTATACTTTGCCTGTGGTGAAGGTGATTGTGCCGCCTACGGGGGAAGAGATTACCGATCGGGCTTATACAGAACCTGGTGTACTAATTAATTCAGGGGAATTTACAGGACAGACCTCTTTAGCAGCAAAAGACTTGATTGTGGCTAAGGCAGAGAAGGAAGGATGGGGAAAACAACGTGTACAGTATCGATTGCGGGATTGGTTGATTTCACGGCAACGGTATTGGGGTTGTCCGATTCCTGTTATTCATTGTCCGGACTGCGGGGTTGTCCCTGTACCAGAAGACCAGTTGCCGGTTTTGTTGCCAGAGAATGTGGAGTTTACAGGACGTGGACCTTCTCCGTTAGCTAAGTTGGAAGAGTGGGTAAAGGTAGATTGTCCGCGCTGTGGCAAACCCGCCAGACGTGAAACAGATACAATGGACACATTTATTGATTCTTCTTGGTATTTCTTTCGTTATAGTGACCCCAAAAATACAGAAAGACCTTTCGACATTGAAAAGATAAGAGAGTGGCTACCGGTAGATCAATATGTGGGTGGCATTGAGCACGCTATTTTGCACCTGCTCTACTCCCGCTTTTTCACCAAGGCTCTCTATGACAGGGGGCTAGTTACCTGCGAAGAACCTTTCGATCGTTTATTGACCCAGGGTATGGTGCAGGGCTTGACCTACAAAAATCCTGTAACTGGTAAGTTTATCCCGCCGCATTTGATTGCTGACTTGAATAATCCCACTGACCCTGACACGGGCGAAAAGTTGGTGACTGTATATGAGAAAATGTCCAAGTCCAAATACAATGGTGTGAATCCGGGGGATGTGATTGCCAAGTATGGAGCAGATACTGTGAGAATGTTTACGCTGTTCAAAGCGCCGCCCGAGAAAGATTTGGAGTGGGATGATGCTGATGTAGAAGGTCAGTTCCGTTTTCTCAATCGTGTATGGCGACTGGTAACAGAGTTTGACCCCCACCAAGTAGAGGATGGAACCGATAAGAAACTGCGCCGATCGATTCACAAAGCAATCCAAGCGATCAAGGAGGACTTCCAAGAGGGGTATCAATTTAACACGGCTATTTCCGAGTTGATGATTCTCAGTAATGCTCTCCAGGATGCGGAAAACAAACGCTCTCTTACCTATAAAGAAGGCATAGAAACTCTACTACTGTTGCTAGCTCCTTTTGCGCCCCACATTGCCGAAGAACTCTGGCATCGGTTAGGACACGATCGGTCTATTCATCTGGAGCGCTTACCAGAAGTTGATCCTTCTGCTTTAGAGGTGGAAGAAATTACGCTGGTGATTCAAATCAATGGCAAAGTGAAGGGGAGTATTCTTGTACCTGCCAAAGATGCCCAGGATAAGGCGTTGTTGGAAGCCTATGCCCGCAACTCGGAAGCAGCCCAGCGCTACTTGGAGGGTAAGGCAGTGAAAAAAGTGATTGCCGTGCCTGGTAGATTAGTCAACTTTGTGGTCTAA